The following are encoded together in the Candidatus Anaeroferrophillus wilburensis genome:
- a CDS encoding DUF362 domain-containing protein: MNPETAAVVFATCREYDSRKLRRTLEEMIAVLGVDGFIQPGERVLLKPNLIAPRPAADAVCTHPEVVRAVAMIIRDCGATPFIGDSPGYASLDRCLEKSGIREVVAALDIGVVSFERQVECRRPENHILKRFNLAAPVLEFDRVINLPKLKTHGMMGLTLAVKNLFGCIPGLSKAHWHMRAGHQRQLFARILLDLYQTIKPDLHILDGIVAMEGEGPTGGVPVSLGLLGAAVDGVALDYATEQLLDYPQLTPISQQAIDDNLLIPERIEVAGDFPEHRRPLKTARGSRDAAFPLHRLVRRLVVKNPVISSSRCHRCLVCVKHCPAQAMKFVDRSVRINYNTCIRCYCCHELCPYHAVRVRWGLAWAL, from the coding sequence TTGAACCCTGAAACAGCAGCAGTTGTTTTTGCTACCTGCCGGGAGTATGATTCCCGTAAGTTGCGGCGTACTCTGGAGGAGATGATTGCTGTGCTGGGAGTCGACGGATTTATTCAACCGGGGGAACGGGTGTTGCTCAAACCGAATCTCATTGCCCCGCGGCCGGCGGCTGATGCTGTTTGTACCCATCCTGAAGTGGTGCGGGCCGTGGCCATGATCATTCGTGACTGTGGTGCTACTCCTTTTATCGGCGACAGCCCTGGATACGCCTCGCTGGATCGCTGTCTGGAAAAAAGCGGCATCCGTGAGGTTGTCGCTGCGTTGGATATTGGGGTGGTTTCTTTTGAACGGCAGGTGGAATGCCGGCGGCCGGAAAATCATATTCTCAAGCGCTTCAATCTGGCGGCTCCGGTGCTGGAGTTTGATCGGGTCATCAATCTGCCGAAGCTCAAAACCCATGGTATGATGGGACTGACGCTGGCAGTGAAAAATCTTTTCGGCTGCATTCCCGGCCTTTCCAAGGCCCATTGGCATATGCGTGCCGGCCACCAGCGGCAGCTTTTTGCCCGGATTCTCCTGGATTTATACCAGACTATCAAGCCTGATCTGCATATTCTTGACGGCATTGTTGCCATGGAGGGGGAGGGACCCACTGGCGGGGTGCCGGTTTCCCTCGGGCTTCTTGGTGCTGCGGTGGACGGTGTCGCCCTGGATTATGCAACCGAACAGCTGCTGGATTACCCCCAACTGACGCCGATCAGCCAGCAAGCTATCGATGATAACCTGCTTATTCCTGAGCGGATAGAAGTTGCCGGGGATTTCCCTGAACACCGCCGGCCACTGAAAACCGCCCGCGGATCCCGGGATGCGGCGTTTCCCTTGCACCGCCTGGTCCGGCGTCTGGTGGTTAAAAATCCGGTGATTTCATCTTCCCGCTGTCATCGGTGCCTGGTGTGTGTCAAACACTGCCCGGCCCAGGCGATGAAATTCGTTGACCGTTCAGTGCGCATCAATTATAACACCTGCATTCGCTGCTACTGCTGCCATGAACTGTGCCCCTACCATGCTGTCCGGGTCAGATGGGGCCTGGCGTGGGCACTGTGA
- a CDS encoding zinc ribbon domain-containing protein has product MPTYEYRCRNCGFTFEVSQKMSDVKLTTCERCEGELERLISGGTGFIAGGGTRGTAERPACGMERPCCGRDQVCGERACHHES; this is encoded by the coding sequence ATGCCAACCTACGAATATCGCTGCCGCAACTGTGGTTTTACCTTTGAAGTTTCCCAGAAGATGTCGGATGTCAAGCTGACTACTTGTGAACGCTGCGAGGGAGAACTGGAGCGCCTGATCAGCGGCGGTACCGGGTTTATTGCCGGCGGCGGCACCCGTGGAACTGCCGAACGGCCGGCCTGTGGCATGGAAAGGCCTTGCTGCGGCCGGGATCAGGTCTGCGGCGAAAGGGCATGCCATCATGAATCCTGA